A stretch of the Glycine soja cultivar W05 chromosome 13, ASM419377v2, whole genome shotgun sequence genome encodes the following:
- the LOC114380868 gene encoding pentatricopeptide repeat-containing protein At1g22960, mitochondrial-like, producing MTLSVRASSKPFLTLNEARFLFPFSFFSFSTLQYNNKFLFHAAVAEPKLLVRVLNTVRNRPVVALRFFRWAERQTGFKRSEISYSVILDILARNGLMRSAYCVMEKVVSVKMENGVIDVVSSSEVSMPSVKLILDLLLWIYVKKSLLEKCLLVFYKMVSKGLLPDVKNCNRVLRLLRDRDNNIDVAREVYNVMVECGICPTVVTYNTMLDSFCKKGMVQEALQLLFQMQAMGCSPNDVTYNVLVNGLSHSGEMEQAKELIQDMLRLGLEVSVYTYDPLIRGYCEKGQIEEASRLGEEMLSRGAVPTVVTYNTIMYGLCKWGRVSDARKLLDVMVNKNLMPDLVSYNTLIYGYTRLGNIGEAFLLFAELRYRSLAPSVVTYNTLIDGLCRLGDLDVAMRLKDEMIKHGPDPDVFTFTTFVRGFCKMGNLPMAKELFDEMLNRGLQPDRFAYITRIVGELKLGDPSKAFGMQEEMLARGFPPDLITYNVFIDGLHKLGNLKEASELVKKMLYNGLVPDHVTYTSIIHAHLMAGHLRKARALFLEMLSKGIFPSVVTYTVLIHSYAVRGRLKLAILHFFEMHEKGVHPNVITYNALINGLCKVRKMDQAYNFFAEMQAKGISPNKYTYTILINENCNLGHWQEALRLYKDMLDREIQPDSCTHRSLLKHLNKDYKLHVVRHLENVIAAGE from the coding sequence ATGACCCTCTCTGTTAGAGCCTCCTCAAAACCCTTCTTAACCCTCAATGAAGCGCGCTTCCTCTTCCCCTTTTCCTTCTTCAGCTTCAGCACGCTTCAGTACAACAACAAGTTTCTGTTTCATGCCGCGGTCGCCGAACCGAAATTACTGGTCCGGGTTCTTAACACGGTCCGGAACCGCCCTGTGGTCGCGCTCCGGTTCTTCCGCTGGGCCGAGAGGCAAACCGGTTTCAAGCGATCCGAAATTTCCTACTCCGTCATCCTCGACATTCTCGCGCGGAACGGCTTGATGCGCTCCGCCTATTGCGTCATGGAGAAGGTCGTCTCTGTTAAAATGGAGAACGGCGTCATTGATGTCGTTTCTTCCTCCGAGGTATCAATGCCATCGGTTAAGCTTATTCTCGATTTGTTGCTTTGGATTTACGTGAAAAAATCGCTGCTTGAGAAGTGCCTGTTAGTGTTTTATAAGATGGTTAGTAAGGGACTGTTGCCTGACGTCAAGAATTGCAATAGGGTTCTTAGATTGCTTAGGGATAGGGATAATAACATCGACGTTGCGAGGGAGGTTTATAATGTGATGGTGGAGTGTGGAATTTGCCCTACCGTTGTTACTTATAACACAATGTTGGATTCCTTTTGCAAGAAAGGGATGGTTCAGGAAGCTCTGCAGCTTTTGTTTCAGATGCAGGCGATGGGGTGTTCGCCCAACGATGTCACGTATAATGTTTTGGTGAATGGTTTGTCTCACAGTGGGGAGATGGAGCAGGCCAAGGAGCTGATCCAGGATATGTTGAGATTGGGGCTCGAGGTTTCCGTGTACACGTATGACCCCTTGATTCGCGGATACTGCGAGAAAGGGCAGATTGAGGAAGCCTCGAGGCTTGGGGAGGAGATGTTGAGTAGAGGAGCTGTGCCTACTGTGGTGACCTACAATACGATTATGTATGGCCTTTGCAAGTGGGGGAGAGTGAGTGATGCTAGGAAGTTGCTTGATGTTATGGTGAATAAGAATCTGATGCCGGATTTGGTTTCGTATAACACTCTGATTTATGGTTACACCAGATTGGGAAACATAGGGGAGGCTTTTCTCTTGTTTGCCGAGTTAAGATACAGAAGTCTTGCTCCCAGTGTTGTGACCTATAATACACTTATCGACGGTCTTTGCAGATTGGGGGACTTGGATGTTGCCATGCGGCTAAAAGATGAAATGATCAAACATGGGCCTGATCCTGATGTATTTACTTTTACGACTTTTGTTAGAGGATTTTGCAAGATGGGGAACTTGCCAATGGCTAAGGAATTATTTGATGAGATGCTTAATAGAGGATTGCAGCCAGATCGTTTTGCGTACATAACCCGAATAGTAGGTGAGCTGAAGCTTGGCGACCCATCTAAGGCTTTTGGTATGCAAGAAGAAATGCTAGCCAGAGGCTTTCCTCCTGATTTGATCACTTATAATGTCTTCATTGATGGTCTCCACAAGTTGGGCAATTTGAAAGAAGCAAGTGAACTTGTGAAGAAAATGCTCTACAATGGACTTGTTCCAGATCATGTAACATATACTAGCATCATCCATGCTCACTTGATGGCTGGGCATCTTAGGAAGGCTAGAGCATTGTTCCTTGAGATGTTGAGCAAAGGGATATTTCCTTCAGTTGTCACTTACACTGTTCTTATTCATTCATATGCAGTTAGGGGAAGGCTGAAACTTGCTATTTTGCACTTTTTTGAGATGCATGAGAAGGGTGTACATCCAAATGTGATCACCTACAATGCTTTAATCAATGGACTTTGCAAGGTGAGAAAGATGGATCAGGCATACAATTTTTTTGCAGAAATGCAAGCAAAGGGCATTTCTCCAAATAAGTATACTTACACTATTTTAATAAATGAGAACTGCAACCTGGGCCATTGGCAGGAAGCTTTGAGGTTGTATAAGGATATGCTAGATAGAGAAATTCAGCCTGATTCATGCACACATCGTTCTCTATTGAAGCATCTAAACAAAGACTATAAATTGCATGTAGTTCGGCATCTTGAGAATGTTATTGCAGCTGGTGAATAA